A region of the Microcystis aeruginosa FD4 genome:
TAGGTTGGGTTAAGTGCGATCGCCGCTCTTGTAGGGTGCGTTAATAAAATGTAACGCACTACAATATAATACAATATACAAAAGCTCAAGGATGGGGAGTCTGATAATTTGCCAACCTCAGCACAAGCGATTCAAGCAGTTATTCTTTGTCAGTGGTTATCTAATGGTTATCAACCTATCAACATTTTTCGCTATGATACCAAATTAAAAACGATTTATATTCAAGGGGGTGTCAATGATGAAATAGCATTGGTAATCTATTCTGATGGAAACTGGAGGTTTTTCTCATGACTGATTTAACTCAAATGACAGTAACAGAATTAAAACACTATTTATCAGAAAATCGCAATAATGATGATAAATTTAGTGAAGCACTAGCAGAATTATTAAAGCGCGATCCAAATCCTGTAATTTATTCTAAAGATATGCCTTTAGAAGAACAAAAACGAATTTTCATGGAAAAAATTACAAAACATTAGTGCGATCGCGCTCTTGTAGTGATCGCTGCTCTTGTAGGGTGCGTTAACGAAGTGTAACGGACCGTATTAATGGGTGGTGTGTTACGCTATCGCTGTCCAGCATCCGTGACCCGTCAACCAACATTTATAATGTAAATATTACGTTTAGAAGGATAATTGCCTAAAAAAATCATGCTTAACTCGATTGAAGCTTTATTTGACGGTCAAGTATTTCATCCAGATCAACCCGTCGCCTTAAAAGCAAATACCCGTGTCCGCATCATTATCGAAAATTTATCATCAGAAGAAAACGAATTAACCTCTTTTTTAGATACAGCAGAATCGTTGAATTTAGACGGACCTTCTGACTGGTCTGCGAATATAGATCATTAGGCGTTGTCAGATGTAAAGATGAATCAAGCAAAAGTGTAGGGAACTGGAACATCCTTAAACTTAAGGTAATGAACTAGAAGCGGTAGGGAATTTTCTAACATTTTGACACATTTTGAAGAGCCGAGAGTCTGACGATGAAGACGGGCTAAGTAATGACGTAATCTTGGATTTTCTCCCTCTACCCTTGTCCGATAAGTTTTGCTAACAATCTGATCCCCATCAGGGATAAATATTGGATACACTGGATTTCCATCACTTACCCAAAAATATAGTCATTTCAAATAAGTGTGAGACGAGGGAAAAATAAGGTAAAATAAAGAGAAACGAGCAACCCATACAGAAAAATGTCTTATAGCCTAGACTTGAGAAAAAAAGTAATTGATTATGTAGAGAATGGGGGAAGCATAACCAAAGCCGCCGCTCTATTTAATATAGGAAGAGCCACAATATATAGATGGCTAGGTAGGGAAAAACTGGAAGCGACAAAGGTAAAACACCGTCAAAGAAAGCTAGACTGGAAAGCATTGTCAAAAGATGTCCAAGAAAATCCCGAGGCAAGATTAAGAGACAGAGCCGAGAAGTTTGGAGTGAGACCAAGTGCCATTTGCTATGCCTTAAAAAAAATGAAAATTACCAGAAAAAAGAAGGAACTTCGTTATAGAGAAAGAAACCGAGAAGAAAGAATGAAATACTACAGAGTGCTGAGAGAATTGATTAAAATGTCTGGAAGTAAAAGCCTTGTATTTATTGATGAGTCAGGGTTTGAAGAATTTCAAGCCTGTTTTTATGCTTGGGCAAAAAAAGGGAAGAAAGTCTTGGGAGATAGACAAGGAAAACGAGGAAAAAGAGAGAACCTTGTGGCCGGGAGAAGAAAGGGAAAAAAAGACTTTATTGCCCCGATGGTATTTACAAGAAGCCTGAATGCCGAAGGTTTTGAAGGGTGGTTATCTTTATATTTATTGCCCTCTCTAGCCATAACATCAGTATTAATTATGGATAATGCACCAATTCATCGGAAGACAGTGATTAGACAACTGGTAGAGGAAGCAGGTCATCAGGTAGTGTTTTTGCCAAAATACTCTCCTGATTTAAATGATATCGAACATGATTTTAGTGCATTAAAGAGAGCCAGAATGTATGCTCCTGTGGGGACACCCCTTGATGAAATTATTCGTACTTATTGTGTTGCCTAGTGTCTCGTTCTTATTTGAAATAACTATACCTCTAAAACACCCCTGATCATTTTAGCGATTCCGTCGAGAAGCCGGATGAGAGCGAGAGAGCAAAACGGCAATAAATAATAAGAATTATGTAAAAGACTTGACAAATGTGCGAGGGGAGGGGATAACATCTCTGGAATTTACAACGCTCAAAGAGCTTGATTTTAGGTGAAACTAACGATTATGGGCATTTTATCTGGGGTTGCCTTCGCGAATCTGGGCATCTCTGGCGTTGCAGAAGCTTTTCAACTGATTCCTTCTGGTCTTAGTCCTGGTAATCAGTATCGCGTGGTATTTGTTACGGATGGCACGATTCAAGCAACAAGCACTGACATAAATACCTACAACACCTTTGTTGACAATGAGGCGCACACCTCAACAATATTAAATGACGCTTTTACGAATGTAGGAATCGACCCTGCTAGTATCGGATCGAGCTATGGAACGA
Encoded here:
- a CDS encoding DUF6888 family protein, coding for MPTSAQAIQAVILCQWLSNGYQPINIFRYDTKLKTIYIQGGVNDEIALVIYSDGNWRFFS
- a CDS encoding DUF6887 family protein; amino-acid sequence: MTDLTQMTVTELKHYLSENRNNDDKFSEALAELLKRDPNPVIYSKDMPLEEQKRIFMEKITKH
- a CDS encoding antitoxin family protein, with amino-acid sequence MLNSIEALFDGQVFHPDQPVALKANTRVRIIIENLSSEENELTSFLDTAESLNLDGPSDWSANIDH
- a CDS encoding IS630 family transposase produces the protein MSYSLDLRKKVIDYVENGGSITKAAALFNIGRATIYRWLGREKLEATKVKHRQRKLDWKALSKDVQENPEARLRDRAEKFGVRPSAICYALKKMKITRKKKELRYRERNREERMKYYRVLRELIKMSGSKSLVFIDESGFEEFQACFYAWAKKGKKVLGDRQGKRGKRENLVAGRRKGKKDFIAPMVFTRSLNAEGFEGWLSLYLLPSLAITSVLIMDNAPIHRKTVIRQLVEEAGHQVVFLPKYSPDLNDIEHDFSALKRARMYAPVGTPLDEIIRTYCVA
- a CDS encoding PEP-CTERM sorting domain-containing protein (PEP-CTERM proteins occur, often in large numbers, in the proteomes of bacteria that also encode an exosortase, a predicted intramembrane cysteine proteinase. The presence of a PEP-CTERM domain at a protein's C-terminus predicts cleavage within the sorting domain, followed by covalent anchoring to some some component of the (usually Gram-negative) cell surface. Many PEP-CTERM proteins exhibit an unusual sequence composition that includes large numbers of potential glycosylation sites. Expression of one such protein has been shown restore the ability of a bacterium to form floc, a type of biofilm.) — translated: MKLTIMGILSGVAFANLGISGVAEAFQLIPSGLSPGNQYRVVFVTDGTIQATSTDINTYNTFVDNEAHTSTILNDAFTNVGIDPASIGSSYGTNVTWIRYGSDFGPGFNGPVAFRPLYGISSVLTVPTPTATTPEPSSLLGFITLGGLMLGSVACKARK